From a single Micromonospora carbonacea genomic region:
- a CDS encoding GlxA family transcriptional regulator translates to MHRVVALVRPVQSTFELGCAAEVFGTVPPGTPRHYEFEVCTERPGQVSTSAGYALSVSRDLSALDSADTVVIPGWAPVEAPLSARVRRALLRAHARGARLVTICGGVFALARTGLLDGRSATTHWARAEQLRQEFPRVRVDAEVLYVDHGDVATSAGAGAGIDLCLHLVGKDHGVGHAALVARYMVMPPHRGGGQTQPVLTAPATDSLDGLLEWAEARLGTALSVSDLAAYLHVSPRTLARRFAEQLDTSPGAWLLSRRVARARTLLEETDLSVEAVAVRVGLTSAANLRRRFRVRVGATPGAYRRAFRGSAT, encoded by the coding sequence ATGCATCGCGTGGTCGCCCTGGTACGACCGGTGCAGTCGACGTTCGAGCTGGGCTGCGCCGCCGAGGTCTTCGGTACGGTGCCCCCTGGTACGCCCCGCCACTACGAGTTCGAGGTGTGCACGGAGAGGCCCGGGCAGGTGTCGACGTCAGCCGGGTACGCGCTGTCGGTGTCGCGGGATCTTTCGGCTCTCGATTCCGCGGACACCGTGGTGATCCCGGGCTGGGCGCCGGTGGAGGCGCCGCTGTCGGCACGGGTGCGCCGTGCGTTGCTGCGGGCCCACGCCCGGGGGGCGCGGCTCGTCACGATCTGCGGCGGCGTGTTCGCGCTGGCCCGTACCGGCCTGCTGGACGGCCGCTCGGCCACGACGCACTGGGCGCGTGCCGAGCAGTTGCGGCAGGAGTTCCCCCGGGTGCGCGTGGACGCGGAGGTGCTCTACGTCGATCACGGGGACGTGGCCACGAGCGCCGGCGCAGGCGCCGGCATCGACCTGTGCCTGCACCTCGTCGGGAAGGATCACGGGGTCGGGCACGCGGCGCTTGTCGCGCGGTACATGGTGATGCCACCGCACCGCGGCGGCGGCCAGACCCAGCCCGTGCTGACCGCGCCGGCCACGGACAGCCTGGACGGACTCCTGGAGTGGGCCGAGGCGCGTCTGGGAACGGCGTTGTCGGTGAGTGACCTTGCGGCGTATCTGCACGTCTCGCCCCGGACGCTGGCCCGACGGTTCGCCGAGCAGCTCGACACGAGCCCGGGCGCGTGGCTGCTGTCTCGCCGGGTGGCGCGGGCACGCACGCTGCTGGAGGAAACGGACCTGTCGGTGGAGGCCGTCGCGGTCCGGGTCGGCCTCACCTCGGCGGCGAATCTGCGCCGTCGCTTCCGGGTTCGGGTGGGCGCGACCCCGGGCGCCTACCGGCGGGCGTTCCGGGGCTCCGCGACCTGA
- a CDS encoding MFS transporter, producing MTDPAPAPRADLPRGPLLGFAAGSLGMGVWVTVPGLLLLYFLTDVLAVTPWLAGLVLLAPKVVDVLAHPWVGHLSDAGSARRGDRRRLLLAGCALPAAFAALFAVPGGLAGAAAAGWVAAWFVAGNLLFAAYQVPYLATPADLRIGYHERTRLMAFRMVVLTAGILVSGLLAPLLAGGDAATRGGYQRMGLLLGVAAGVAMLAGVAGIGRLRRRAGVTAHRHAPGGWPALAAALRDGQFRWLVAAYLAMSTTTHLVLAGVPYYAEYELGRPALTTVLVAAFVAPALLVTPVWLAAARRVGKQRALLVAQGAFAAGSLVLAAGAPAGLPVLVAAVTVLGIAFAGMQLLPFAMMPDVIRAAGGTGAGTYAGVWTATEATGAALGPYAFALCLTAGGFVASTGGQVVDQSDAAGAAIRYGFGLLPAALMLAAVLLQRRYTLDGAARAAG from the coding sequence ATGACCGACCCGGCCCCCGCGCCACGGGCGGACCTGCCGCGCGGCCCGCTGCTCGGCTTCGCCGCCGGCTCCCTCGGCATGGGCGTGTGGGTCACCGTACCCGGCCTGCTGCTGCTGTACTTCCTCACCGACGTGCTCGCGGTGACGCCGTGGCTGGCCGGCCTGGTCCTGCTGGCCCCGAAGGTCGTCGACGTGCTGGCCCACCCGTGGGTCGGCCACCTCAGCGACGCCGGGTCGGCCCGCCGCGGCGACCGGCGGCGGCTGCTGCTGGCCGGCTGCGCCCTGCCGGCGGCGTTCGCCGCGCTGTTCGCGGTGCCCGGCGGCCTCGCCGGCGCGGCCGCAGCCGGGTGGGTCGCGGCCTGGTTCGTCGCCGGGAACCTGCTGTTCGCCGCCTACCAGGTGCCCTACCTGGCCACCCCGGCCGACCTGCGGATCGGCTACCACGAGCGGACCCGGCTGATGGCGTTCCGGATGGTGGTGCTCACCGCCGGGATCCTGGTCTCCGGGCTGCTCGCGCCGCTGCTGGCCGGCGGGGACGCCGCGACCCGCGGCGGCTACCAGCGGATGGGCCTGCTGCTGGGCGTCGCCGCCGGCGTCGCCATGCTGGCCGGGGTCGCCGGCATCGGCCGGCTGCGCCGGCGCGCCGGCGTCACCGCGCACCGCCACGCGCCGGGCGGCTGGCCGGCGCTGGCGGCGGCGCTGCGCGACGGGCAGTTCCGCTGGCTGGTCGCCGCCTACCTGGCGATGTCCACCACGACACACCTGGTGCTGGCCGGGGTGCCGTACTACGCCGAGTACGAGCTGGGCCGCCCGGCGCTGACCACGGTGCTGGTCGCCGCGTTCGTCGCCCCGGCGCTGCTGGTCACCCCGGTGTGGCTGGCTGCGGCCCGCCGCGTCGGCAAGCAGCGGGCCCTGCTGGTCGCGCAGGGCGCGTTCGCGGCCGGATCGCTGGTCCTGGCCGCAGGTGCCCCCGCCGGCCTGCCCGTCCTGGTCGCGGCGGTGACGGTGCTCGGCATCGCGTTCGCCGGCATGCAGCTGCTGCCGTTCGCGATGATGCCCGACGTCATCCGCGCCGCCGGCGGCACCGGCGCGGGCACCTACGCCGGGGTGTGGACGGCCACCGAGGCCACCGGCGCGGCGCTGGGCCCCTACGCGTTCGCGCTGTGCCTGACCGCCGGCGGGTTCGTCGCCTCCACCGGCGGTCAGGTCGTCGACCAGTCGGACGCGGCCGGGGCCGCGATCCGCTACGGATTCGGGCTGCTGCCGGCCGCGCTGATGCTCGCCGCGGTGCTGCTGCAACGCCGCTACACCCTCGACGGCGCGGCCCGCGCCGCCGGCTGA
- a CDS encoding J-domain-containing protein, with protein MSDRWEAAAEAQIRTAQERGEFDNLPGAGKPLPGRGTPYDESWWIKSFLDREKLPSDLLLPTPLLLRRRIERLPDEVRGLPTEAAVRAYVADLNREVVAWLRNPTGPQVVVRPANADEVVAGWRADRERAHAQAVAAARPAAAPPRGPGPRRRRWRWPWRRP; from the coding sequence GTGAGCGACAGGTGGGAGGCCGCGGCCGAGGCGCAGATCCGCACCGCCCAGGAACGCGGCGAGTTCGACAACCTTCCCGGTGCGGGCAAGCCGCTGCCGGGCCGGGGCACGCCCTACGACGAGTCGTGGTGGATCAAGAGCTTCCTGGATCGTGAGAAGCTGCCCAGCGACCTGCTGCTGCCCACGCCGCTGCTGCTGCGCCGCAGGATCGAACGGCTGCCCGACGAGGTGCGGGGGCTGCCCACCGAGGCGGCCGTGCGGGCGTACGTCGCCGACCTCAACCGGGAGGTCGTCGCCTGGCTGCGCAACCCGACCGGCCCGCAGGTCGTCGTGCGTCCCGCCAACGCCGACGAGGTGGTCGCCGGGTGGCGCGCCGACCGGGAACGCGCCCACGCGCAGGCGGTGGCGGCGGCGCGGCCGGCAGCTGCGCCGCCGCGCGGCCCCGGCCCTCGCCGCCGCCGGTGGCGGTGGCCGTGGCGGCGGCCCTGA
- a CDS encoding GNAT family N-acetyltransferase, which produces MSMLLRVPATPHHGGLELRPWRDGDVPELIEVYRDPVLRHWTRRPVDDARDAHRWLVRSRQGWAAGRRFAFAVREPRPGGDRLVATVVLKDVLPGRPHAEVGYWTAAWARGRGVAPRAVQAVTDWAFTRFAATGLTRLDLLHQVDNTASCRVAEKAGYPFQETLPARAPFPLDGHRHARHAAPRG; this is translated from the coding sequence ATGTCCATGCTCCTGCGGGTCCCCGCGACCCCCCACCACGGCGGGCTGGAGCTGCGCCCCTGGCGCGACGGCGACGTTCCCGAGCTGATCGAGGTCTACCGCGACCCGGTGCTGCGCCACTGGACCCGGCGTCCGGTCGACGACGCCCGAGACGCCCACCGGTGGCTGGTCCGCAGCCGGCAGGGCTGGGCCGCCGGCCGCCGGTTCGCCTTCGCCGTACGCGAACCCCGCCCCGGCGGCGACCGCCTCGTCGCCACGGTCGTCCTCAAGGACGTCCTGCCCGGCCGCCCGCACGCCGAGGTCGGCTACTGGACGGCCGCGTGGGCCCGCGGGCGCGGCGTCGCGCCGCGCGCCGTGCAGGCGGTCACCGACTGGGCGTTCACCCGGTTCGCCGCGACCGGCCTGACCCGCCTGGACCTGCTGCACCAGGTCGACAACACCGCCTCCTGCCGGGTCGCCGAGAAGGCCGGCTACCCGTTCCAGGAGACGCTTCCCGCGCGGGCGCCGTTCCCGCTCGACGGGCACCGCCACGCCCGCCACGCGGCCCCCCGAGGGTGA
- a CDS encoding FxsA family protein produces MRRGLRFVPLAALAAVLVELAVFVGVGRAVGFGSAVLLVFAASLLGLVLLRREGMRAWRGFRAAAQAGAPPGPQVTDGLVGLLGALLLAAPGLVSGVVGLVLLVPPVRRLAGAGVRRATERRVSSMVAGDLFGPRRVRVRRGDAPPSGQPEPTEPGRAAPTVVDSGAAIEGEIVDR; encoded by the coding sequence ATGCGCCGAGGACTGAGGTTCGTGCCGTTGGCCGCGTTGGCGGCCGTGTTGGTGGAGCTGGCGGTGTTCGTGGGTGTCGGCCGGGCGGTCGGGTTCGGCTCGGCGGTGCTGCTGGTGTTCGCGGCGTCGCTGCTGGGGTTGGTGCTGCTGCGCCGGGAGGGCATGCGCGCGTGGCGGGGGTTCCGGGCTGCCGCGCAGGCGGGCGCGCCGCCGGGCCCGCAGGTCACCGACGGGCTGGTGGGCCTGTTGGGGGCGCTGCTGCTGGCGGCGCCGGGCCTGGTCTCCGGGGTGGTGGGGTTGGTGCTGCTGGTGCCGCCGGTGCGGCGGCTGGCGGGCGCGGGGGTGCGCCGGGCCACGGAGCGGCGGGTGTCGTCGATGGTGGCCGGTGACCTGTTCGGGCCGCGGCGGGTGCGGGTGCGCCGCGGCGACGCGCCACCGTCCGGGCAGCCCGAGCCGACGGAGCCGGGACGGGCCGCGCCGACGGTGGTCGACAGCGGCGCGGCCATCGAGGGTGAGATCGTCGACCGGTAG
- a CDS encoding cupin domain-containing protein has translation MHPEILAQEGYTAVRVETAPVRELFPGVRLRPLWRGPHGAQAAVLEMDPGSSWPRRDVHTPGPEEVYVLDGTFHDGARDYPAGTFLHAPAGSWHVPATVTGCRLFLFYPAG, from the coding sequence ATGCATCCAGAGATCCTGGCCCAGGAGGGCTACACCGCCGTACGCGTCGAGACGGCCCCCGTCCGCGAGCTCTTCCCCGGCGTCCGGCTGCGTCCGCTGTGGCGGGGACCGCACGGCGCGCAGGCCGCCGTGCTCGAGATGGACCCCGGCTCGTCGTGGCCGCGCCGCGACGTCCACACGCCCGGCCCCGAAGAGGTGTACGTGCTCGACGGCACGTTCCACGACGGCGCGCGCGACTACCCGGCGGGCACGTTCCTGCACGCCCCGGCCGGATCGTGGCACGTGCCCGCGACCGTCACCGGCTGCAGACTGTTCCTCTTCTACCCGGCGGGCTAG
- a CDS encoding SDR family NAD(P)-dependent oxidoreductase: protein MPTIAIVGAGSGLGQSIAKTFGGNGFSVALVSRTQSKLDALAAELGQAGVDAAGFAADVMDRASLVDAFARIK, encoded by the coding sequence ATGCCCACCATCGCCATCGTCGGCGCGGGCTCCGGCCTCGGCCAGTCCATCGCGAAGACCTTCGGCGGCAACGGCTTCTCCGTCGCCCTCGTGTCCCGTACCCAGAGCAAACTCGACGCCCTCGCCGCCGAACTCGGCCAGGCCGGTGTCGACGCCGCCGGTTTCGCCGCCGACGTCATGGACCGCGCCTCGCTGGTCGACGCCTTCGCCCGGATCAAGTAG
- a CDS encoding RNA polymerase-binding protein RbpA, with translation MGERMLRGSRLGAVSYESDRNTELAPRQTREYLCAKGHQFEVPFAVDAEVPTTWECKFDGSVARLVDGTEPEQKKAKPPRTHWDMLLERRSIAELEDILAERLQEVRTRRGRA, from the coding sequence ATGGGCGAGCGTATGCTGCGCGGAAGCCGTCTGGGCGCGGTCAGCTACGAATCCGACCGCAACACGGAGCTCGCGCCGCGTCAGACCCGCGAGTACCTCTGCGCCAAGGGCCACCAGTTCGAGGTGCCGTTCGCCGTCGACGCCGAGGTCCCCACGACCTGGGAGTGCAAGTTCGACGGCAGCGTCGCCCGCCTGGTCGACGGCACTGAGCCGGAGCAGAAGAAGGCCAAGCCGCCGCGCACCCACTGGGACATGCTGCTGGAGCGCCGTTCCATCGCCGAGCTGGAGGACATCCTCGCCGAACGGCTCCAGGAGGTTCGCACCCGCCGCGGCCGCGCCTGA
- a CDS encoding flavin-containing monooxygenase has product MGQSPRVAVIGAGAAGLATLKALADAGVPAVAFETADTVGGLWVYGAPDSPAYRTLHLNTSRTRTQFADHPMPAHWPDYPHHTRVAGYLHDYARRFGLLDAVRLRHTVVGVTRGPDDRWTVRATGPDGVSEVTVAAVVVANGHNRVPRPPEPPPAGDSTAEQLHSHAYRGPEQLAGRRVLVVGGGNSAMDIAVDASHTARRTLLSLRRGVWVVPKHLLGRPSDTLNGALARRLPWRLRQRISQALLTATVGPPTRYGLPAPAHGLLQDHPTLSDALLSRLSHGAIEARPGIAAFHGDEVEFADGRVDAVDLVVWCTGYRIEMPFLDPALLGAGPDTLPLYRHVFHLDAPGLAFVGLTQSTGAAFPLLEAQARLVAARLAGRYAPPAPAAQRAACRAELRAATARWGHRRPAMRVDFDTYLAQLGRELAAGARRAARDAT; this is encoded by the coding sequence ATGGGGCAGTCCCCACGGGTCGCGGTGATCGGCGCCGGCGCCGCCGGCCTGGCCACCCTCAAGGCCCTCGCCGACGCCGGCGTGCCGGCCGTGGCCTTCGAGACGGCCGACACCGTCGGCGGCCTGTGGGTGTACGGGGCGCCGGACTCGCCCGCCTACCGCACCCTGCACCTGAACACCAGCCGGACCCGCACGCAGTTCGCCGACCACCCCATGCCCGCCCACTGGCCCGACTACCCCCACCACACCCGCGTCGCCGGCTACCTGCACGACTACGCCCGGCGCTTCGGGCTCCTCGACGCCGTCCGGCTGCGGCACACCGTCGTCGGGGTCACCCGTGGCCCCGACGACCGGTGGACCGTGCGGGCCACCGGCCCCGACGGCGTCAGCGAGGTCACCGTCGCCGCCGTCGTCGTCGCCAACGGCCACAACCGGGTGCCCCGCCCGCCCGAGCCCCCGCCCGCCGGCGACAGCACCGCCGAACAGCTCCACAGCCACGCCTACCGCGGCCCCGAGCAGCTCGCCGGCCGGCGGGTCCTCGTCGTCGGCGGCGGCAACTCCGCCATGGACATCGCCGTGGACGCCTCCCACACCGCCCGACGCACCTTGCTGTCGCTGCGCCGCGGCGTGTGGGTGGTGCCCAAGCACCTGCTGGGCCGTCCGTCGGACACCCTCAACGGGGCGCTCGCGCGGCGGCTGCCCTGGCGGCTGCGCCAACGGATCAGCCAGGCCCTGCTCACCGCCACCGTCGGCCCGCCCACCCGCTACGGGCTGCCCGCCCCCGCCCACGGCCTCCTCCAGGACCATCCCACCCTCTCCGACGCGCTGCTGTCGCGGCTCAGCCACGGCGCGATCGAGGCCCGCCCCGGCATCGCCGCGTTCCACGGCGACGAGGTCGAGTTCGCCGACGGCCGCGTCGACGCCGTCGACCTGGTCGTCTGGTGCACCGGCTACCGCATCGAGATGCCGTTCCTCGACCCCGCGCTGCTCGGCGCCGGCCCCGACACCCTGCCGCTGTACCGGCACGTGTTCCACCTCGACGCCCCCGGCCTGGCCTTCGTCGGGCTGACCCAGTCCACCGGGGCGGCGTTTCCCCTGCTGGAGGCGCAGGCCCGCCTCGTCGCCGCCCGCCTCGCCGGCCGGTACGCCCCACCGGCCCCGGCGGCCCAACGCGCCGCCTGCCGCGCCGAACTGCGCGCCGCCACCGCCCGGTGGGGGCACCGCCGTCCGGCGATGCGCGTCGACTTCGACACCTACCTGGCGCAGCTCGGCCGCGAACTGGCCGCCGGCGCCCGCCGCGCCGCCCGGGACGCGACGTGA
- a CDS encoding SDR family NAD(P)-dependent oxidoreductase: protein MTALTGRRALVTGARGTFGRRLCAALHAAGAHVVGLDLHAHDHPDTPVLGVDLTDPAGTAAAVTAAVDRLGGLDLLVNNAGVGGPAPAELPPDDTVRQQLEVNLLAAWRTTAAALPALVADHGRVIFVASRMAVLPLPLAAAYGVSKRALVAYADALRLEVGTHVGVSVVYPSMVASPIHDSTARAGLSLDGVSRPEPVEGVVAAILRAAAARRAPRDVATTARGRLELAVARHAPALADRLVRRTVARRIAAGDLDAAPLAAGLVRRHRHPGTP, encoded by the coding sequence GTGACCGCCCTGACCGGCCGCCGCGCCCTCGTCACCGGCGCGCGCGGCACCTTCGGCCGGCGCCTGTGCGCGGCCCTGCACGCCGCCGGCGCCCACGTCGTCGGCCTCGACCTGCACGCCCACGACCACCCCGACACCCCGGTGCTCGGCGTCGACCTGACCGACCCGGCCGGCACCGCCGCCGCCGTGACCGCCGCCGTCGACCGGCTCGGCGGCCTCGACCTGCTGGTCAACAACGCCGGCGTCGGCGGCCCCGCCCCCGCCGAACTCCCCCCCGACGACACCGTGCGCCAACAGCTCGAGGTGAACCTCCTCGCCGCCTGGCGCACCACCGCCGCCGCCCTGCCCGCCCTCGTCGCCGACCACGGCCGGGTGATCTTCGTGGCCAGCCGGATGGCGGTGCTGCCGCTGCCCCTGGCCGCCGCGTACGGGGTCAGCAAACGCGCCCTCGTCGCGTACGCCGACGCGCTGCGCCTGGAGGTCGGCACCCACGTCGGCGTCAGCGTCGTCTACCCCAGCATGGTCGCCTCACCCATCCACGACAGCACCGCCCGCGCCGGACTGTCCCTGGACGGGGTGTCCCGGCCCGAACCCGTCGAGGGCGTCGTCGCGGCGATCCTGCGCGCCGCCGCCGCCCGCCGCGCCCCGCGCGACGTGGCCACCACCGCCCGGGGCCGCCTCGAACTGGCCGTCGCCCGCCACGCCCCCGCCCTGGCCGACCGCCTCGTGCGGCGCACCGTCGCCCGCCGGATCGCCGCCGGTGACCTCGACGCCGCGCCGCTGGCCGCCGGCCTCGTGCGCCGCCACCGCCATCCCGGGACGCCCTGA
- a CDS encoding TetR/AcrR family transcriptional regulator, translating into MTSRTPTEKPLRADAARNRNAIITAARHAFAEQGLQVPLDEIARRAGVGEATLHRRFPDRESLIAAAFTDKMTDYANAAAQALADPDPWAGFCGYVRRVCAMQSGDRGFADLLTLTFAATNPAIEDLEGRRAGAYRDWVTIVRRAKTSGQLRADFHPDDMILLLMANAGVVAATVGTAPDAWQRIVEYLLQAFTTEHARELPAPPPREALLRAMHRSQQAAV; encoded by the coding sequence GTGACGAGCCGGACACCCACCGAGAAGCCCCTGCGTGCCGACGCTGCGCGCAACCGCAACGCGATCATCACCGCCGCCCGGCACGCGTTCGCCGAACAAGGGCTACAGGTGCCGCTCGACGAGATCGCCCGGCGGGCCGGCGTCGGGGAGGCGACCCTGCACCGGCGCTTCCCGGACCGCGAGTCCCTGATCGCCGCCGCGTTCACCGACAAGATGACCGACTACGCCAACGCCGCGGCGCAGGCGCTCGCCGACCCCGATCCGTGGGCCGGGTTCTGCGGCTACGTGCGCCGGGTGTGCGCGATGCAGTCCGGCGACCGCGGCTTCGCCGACCTGCTCACCCTGACCTTCGCCGCCACCAACCCCGCCATCGAGGACCTCGAAGGCCGCCGCGCGGGCGCCTACCGCGACTGGGTCACCATCGTGCGCCGCGCCAAGACCTCCGGGCAGCTGCGCGCCGACTTCCACCCCGACGACATGATCCTGCTGCTCATGGCCAACGCCGGAGTCGTCGCCGCCACCGTCGGCACCGCCCCGGACGCCTGGCAACGGATCGTCGAGTACCTACTCCAAGCATTCACCACCGAACACGCCCGCGAGCTACCCGCCCCACCGCCGCGCGAAGCCCTGCTCCGAGCCATGCACCGCAGTCAGCAGGCCGCGGTCTGA
- a CDS encoding erythromycin esterase family protein, with protein MTIRNMARELDGAAISALLRSLPARPLLLGLGEARHFVGELGELRNEIFRHLVEHEGYRSFAIESDCLKGLVVDDHLATGAGDLDDVMARGFSHGFGASPANRELVRWMRAHNEKHDEKLRFFGVDGPLEYWAASPREALTALHGLLDGPLPCTRETLDALLGPDERWSDEATVMDPARSIGRSADAQRLRVIADELVALLDTQLPQLGVRDRERAQLYGRTAVGLLRYHHAMADPGAARISRLSALRDAMMAANLCAVAAHGPALVFAHNLHLQRHRSRLSLGDQHVQMWSAGAITAARLGDRYAYLASAFGAVGGDTPAADCAEGVLATLPWDAALVGGRHLAQVAAGASPRVSRDFAYFPLDPARLDVIDGVVFVRQAVDLGAPG; from the coding sequence ATGACTATCCGGAACATGGCCCGCGAACTCGACGGGGCCGCCATCTCGGCCCTCCTGCGTTCCCTGCCCGCCCGTCCCCTGCTGCTCGGCCTGGGCGAGGCCCGGCACTTCGTGGGGGAGCTGGGCGAGCTGCGCAACGAGATCTTCCGGCACCTGGTCGAACACGAGGGCTACCGGTCGTTCGCCATCGAGAGCGACTGCCTGAAGGGCCTCGTGGTCGACGACCACCTCGCGACCGGCGCCGGTGACCTCGACGACGTCATGGCGCGCGGCTTCAGCCACGGCTTCGGCGCGTCACCGGCCAATCGTGAGCTCGTGCGTTGGATGCGCGCCCACAACGAGAAGCACGACGAGAAGCTGCGGTTCTTCGGGGTCGACGGCCCGCTGGAGTACTGGGCGGCAAGCCCCCGCGAGGCGCTCACCGCCCTGCACGGCCTCCTCGACGGCCCGCTGCCCTGCACCCGGGAAACCCTCGACGCGCTGCTCGGCCCGGACGAGCGGTGGTCGGACGAGGCCACGGTCATGGACCCGGCCCGGTCGATCGGCCGGTCCGCCGACGCCCAGCGGCTGCGGGTGATCGCCGACGAGCTGGTGGCGCTGCTCGACACGCAGCTGCCGCAGCTGGGCGTGCGCGACCGGGAGCGGGCGCAGCTCTACGGACGTACCGCCGTCGGCCTGCTCCGCTACCATCACGCGATGGCCGACCCCGGCGCGGCCCGGATCTCCCGGTTGTCGGCGCTGCGGGACGCGATGATGGCCGCGAACCTGTGTGCCGTCGCCGCGCACGGCCCGGCGCTGGTCTTCGCCCACAACCTCCACCTGCAACGCCACCGCAGCCGCCTGTCGCTCGGCGACCAGCACGTGCAGATGTGGAGCGCGGGGGCGATCACCGCGGCCCGGCTGGGCGACCGGTACGCCTACCTCGCCTCGGCCTTCGGTGCCGTCGGTGGCGACACCCCGGCTGCGGACTGCGCCGAGGGCGTCCTGGCCACCCTGCCGTGGGACGCTGCCCTGGTCGGCGGCCGGCACCTGGCTCAGGTGGCCGCCGGAGCCTCCCCCCGTGTCTCCCGGGACTTCGCCTACTTCCCGCTGGACCCGGCCCGGCTCGACGTGATCGACGGCGTCGTCTTCGTCCGGCAGGCCGTCGACCTGGGTGCGCCCGGCTAG
- a CDS encoding SAM-dependent methyltransferase, translating into MDLPRSFVIRERDHRIHNPFTAEKLATLGRALRLRPGTTLLDLACGSGEMLCQWSRAHGVTGTGVDISTAFVEAARARAAELGVAGRVTFVHGDAAAYTADAAVDVAACVGATWIGGGVAGTIELLERALRPGGLLLVGEPFWQADPPDEATVAACHATAREDFHDLPGLVARYGRLGFDLVEMVLADEDSWDRYVAAQWLSVRRWLDAHPDDELAGELRAELDAAPQQYVRYQRPHLGWGVFALMRR; encoded by the coding sequence GTGGACCTGCCACGTAGCTTTGTCATCCGCGAACGCGACCACCGCATCCACAACCCCTTCACCGCCGAGAAGCTCGCCACCCTCGGGCGGGCGCTGCGCCTGCGGCCGGGCACGACCCTGCTCGACCTGGCCTGCGGCAGCGGCGAGATGCTCTGCCAGTGGAGCCGCGCCCACGGCGTGACCGGCACCGGGGTCGACATCAGCACCGCCTTCGTCGAGGCCGCCCGGGCCCGCGCCGCCGAGCTGGGCGTCGCCGGGCGGGTGACGTTCGTGCACGGCGACGCCGCCGCGTACACCGCCGACGCCGCGGTCGACGTCGCCGCCTGCGTCGGGGCGACCTGGATCGGCGGCGGCGTCGCGGGCACCATCGAGCTGCTCGAACGCGCCCTGCGCCCCGGCGGCCTGCTGCTGGTCGGCGAGCCGTTCTGGCAGGCCGACCCGCCCGACGAGGCGACGGTGGCGGCCTGCCACGCCACGGCCCGGGAGGACTTCCACGACCTGCCGGGCCTGGTCGCCCGCTACGGCCGGCTCGGCTTCGACCTGGTGGAGATGGTCCTCGCCGACGAGGACAGCTGGGACCGTTACGTCGCCGCGCAGTGGTTGTCGGTGCGCCGCTGGCTCGACGCCCACCCCGACGACGAGCTGGCCGGCGAGCTGCGCGCCGAGCTCGACGCCGCGCCGCAGCAGTACGTCCGCTACCAGCGGCCCCACCTCGGGTGGGGGGTGTTCGCGCTGATGCGGCGCTGA
- a CDS encoding TetR family transcriptional regulator — MTMPRRRPGRPRRSESRDTREVVLTAATALFAARGFDAVGLRQVAAAAGVDVATVSHHTGTKAQLYDACFARVFVAERDALRAATRAAHDALDTGPAAARGALHDLVDVFVDFLQEHPQTTALWLRRWLEPHRHADLDERYSAPLYELVEQLLRAAADAGALVEPTPHITVRSLVWAVHAHVVALAADAASAQRERREFRAFVHRFLDGLYWPGGRPDAR, encoded by the coding sequence ATGACCATGCCCCGACGGCGGCCCGGCCGACCCCGGCGTTCCGAGAGCCGGGACACCCGCGAGGTGGTGCTGACCGCCGCCACCGCGCTGTTCGCCGCCCGGGGCTTCGACGCCGTCGGGCTGCGGCAGGTCGCCGCCGCCGCCGGCGTCGACGTCGCCACGGTCTCCCACCACACGGGCACGAAGGCGCAGCTCTACGACGCCTGCTTCGCCCGGGTGTTCGTCGCCGAACGCGACGCCCTGCGGGCGGCGACGCGCGCGGCCCACGACGCCCTCGACACCGGGCCCGCCGCCGCCCGGGGGGCGCTGCACGACCTGGTCGACGTGTTCGTGGACTTCCTCCAGGAGCACCCGCAGACCACCGCCCTGTGGCTGCGCCGCTGGCTGGAGCCGCACCGGCACGCCGACCTCGACGAGCGGTACTCCGCGCCGCTGTACGAGCTGGTGGAGCAGCTGCTGCGGGCCGCGGCGGACGCCGGGGCGCTGGTCGAGCCCACCCCGCACATCACGGTGCGCAGCCTGGTCTGGGCCGTGCACGCGCACGTGGTGGCGCTGGCCGCCGACGCGGCCTCGGCGCAGCGGGAACGCCGGGAGTTCCGCGCCTTCGTGCACCGGTTCCTCGACGGCCTGTACTGGCCCGGCGGGCGACCGGACGCGCGATAG
- a CDS encoding DsbA family protein, producing the protein MTDTATVTNAPPAAGPLTVEVWTDLGCPWCYLGSHRLRHAMNRAGAAGITLTLRSFELDPDASAEPMTIPEILLVSDGDSCRPGGLCS; encoded by the coding sequence ATGACGGACACCGCAACGGTGACGAACGCCCCGCCCGCAGCGGGTCCGCTGACGGTCGAGGTCTGGACCGACCTTGGCTGCCCCTGGTGCTACCTCGGTAGCCACCGGCTACGCCACGCCATGAACCGCGCCGGGGCCGCCGGCATTACGCTCACGCTGCGCTCGTTCGAGCTGGACCCGGACGCCTCGGCCGAACCGATGACGATCCCGGAGATCCTCCTCGTGTCCGACGGCGACAGCTGCCGGCCGGGAGGGCTCTGCAGCTGA